From Felis catus isolate Fca126 chromosome B4, F.catus_Fca126_mat1.0, whole genome shotgun sequence:
gctgacagcacggaacctgcttgggatgctctctctccctctctccgccctttccccacttgtgcacgcgcacacgcacgtgctctctcgatctctctcaagatacatagatttttatttttttaattttttattttttttcaagatacatagatttttaaataagtaaataaaatgcagttgatgaggtaaaagaaaaaaagtttaacaaatgtcatgtatttatatgtctatttatagaactataaagaaataaaacgtaAAGAGAGTGGCCAAAGTCTTTGGAGTCGAGGGACCAGGATGgaaattttctccctttccatcttccttccttccttgtatgttcctttttttttttttaatgtttatttatttttgaaggagagagagacagagtgtgagcaggggaggggcagagagagtgggagacacagaatccaaagcaggctctgggctctgagcttgaacccatgagccacaagatcatgacctgagccgaagtcagacacttaactgactgagctacccaggtgcccccccctttttttttttaaatttatttatttgttttgagagacatagagatagcacaagcaggggaggggcagaaagagagggggagagagggaatcccaagcaggctccttgctgccagcccagagcccaactcggggctccaactcatgaacccatgagatcatgaactgagaggaaaccaagagtcagacacttaaccgacggagccacccagcccccacccccgcctccactTATGTTCCTTAAACTTTCTATaacacttgtatttttttaagtattccctacacccaaagtggggctcgaacttacaaccccgagatcaggagtcgcatgccCTACCGACCAAGCCAACTGTAGGCGCCCCTACAGTTGTATGACTTTTACAATAAGATGAGATAAACTTATATGAAAAGTAGGTAAAATACatcatattaaaatacattatatataaaatacattatattaaaatgcaCTATATTAAAAACAGTCAGACTGTGCGTGAGCCTTCCCGTCAAACGGTAACTATGACAATCAAGGGTACTTTGGActgagtacctgctatgtgccGGGTCCTCTGCGAACGTCTCCCATCACCCTGTCTCCTCAGGACACCCTGCAGGAGGGACCGGTTGCCCCCAGCCCAGGGAGCTGAGCCCCTGAGACGGCAAATGAGGCAGAGCTGAGGGCTGAACGTGGACGCCTCCGACTCTCTGGAACTATACTCCTTCCACAACAGCTTCCTGCGTCTTCAGGGGGCACGTTTTTTCCTAAATACAATGGTCGtggatgaaaacatttttatctcgTTTACATAGAATCCGGGATTATTTCTGTAAACGGAATTtagtaaaagaaatataaaagtcatagtttttttcgttttgtttttggattttctgtttgttggtttACTTTATGACACCGTTAACCAATGTCCAAACTAAGGACCAATGTCCAAACTAAGCTACATAACTTTCTGGGCCCAGGGCCTCTTGTTCGCAAAggattaagacttttttttttttttttagaaattattattattatcttttaatgttttatttatttttgagacagagagagacagagtatgagcaggggaggagcagagagagagggagacgcagaatccgaaacaggctccaggctccgagctgtcagcacagagcccgacgcggggctcgaactcacaaaccgagagatcatgacctgagccgaagtgagacgcttaaccgactgagccacgcaggcgccctaaGGATTGAGAAGTTTACGAGGAGGTCCACAGATCATTGATCATGCAGCACCTGCACAGGCCACGTGCCCATCGAGCCTCCCCCGACAAGGTCTTGATAGGATTTTGGTGGAGCCACGGTGACATCCGCTTTGGGGACAAACGGAGCACCAGTGACCGCGCATCAGAGAACAAATGGTTTCAAGCTTCGGGAAGAGGCGCAGTTCCTGAGACATTTTCCAGTCCCGAAAAGCcaaagttgctgcagctgaggagAGGAGTCGCCAGGGAGGACGCCACGGGACAGAGCAGGTAGGTCTCCTTCCCCGCGCAAGGGTGGGGCCTCTGCACAAGGAGCTTTCACAGAAAGCGAGGGATCCCTACAGCATGTTCCTGTGAAATGTCACACCCTGACACGGAGCCTTGATAAAACTTCAATCGCGTCGCCGGAGTGTGTGTGGCTGACCAGCCGAGGTCTAGGGGAGAAGTGAGAGAAAGCCAAGGCTCACACTTGCTCCGGTGAAGACAcagtaagaggggcgcctgggggggctcgggcggttaagcctccaacttccgctcaggtcatgatctcgcggttcgtgggttcgagccccgcgtggggctctgtgcggacagcctgcttcggatcctatgtctccctctctctccgcccctcccctgctggtgctctccctctctctttccctctctctcaaaaataaatacgcattaaaaaaaaaaaaaaaaccttaaaaacacaGCAAGAAACTCCATTCCACCTGCCGTGGCGAAGGATCTTAGGCTTCGTTGGCAGGTGGATTTCCCTCCACCGCCCGCCCCCAGATGAGGCCCGTGGGCCCTGGGAACACACTGGAAGCCTATGTGTGTAAGTTGAGGAGGATTCCGCGGCTCAGAAGACGGGCTCCGCACGGCACTCCAGCCAGCCCCAAGCGCAACCCCCttgctcattttctctttaaaaaacaaacacacaacccACCCTGCTTCTCCCAGCGTTTCGGGCACTCTGGAGTAGCAGGCCTGGGACAGAGTAGTCTCTCCATAAACAGTCTTACAAGGAAAGATGGACAGACACACGGATAAACAGGGCAGCGCAGGGGCATCCCAGGGCTGATTGGTAGGTGGCTACTCTGTGCCCCCCAGCTCCTGTTCCAGTGCTCACAGGACCCCCGAAGGGACGGGGCTTGGGTGGTGCACAGGTTCCCAGACCTGGGGCCGCTCAGCTGCCTCCCCCAGCCCGGATGTGTCCCCAGGACGCTGCCCCGGGAAGGTTCCAAGCCAGGCGGAGCCAAGAGggcagaaaatgaagaagagCAGCCCAGGGCTGCCAGGTGTGGTCAAGGCCTGGCACACGAAACATGTGCCCGAAGGGCAGGAACGGGGTCCTGCGTTCACTGCAGATGCCGGCTGGGCCTCTCCGCGGTCCCCTCCGGGACACCGGGGCTCACCAGCTGTCCTTCCACTCTGAGGACAGAAACATAGGGTAGCTGGCCGCAGTGGCTGACTCAAGCCCTTTGCTGGGGGGACaagacagacagagacccaggGGCTGCTGCTGCCCCGGGGACTCGGTGTTAGTGTCACTACCTTTCAGGAAGCATATGTTCTGCTCTCTTCgccaccccctccgccccccaatTTGCCCAAGACACTTGGGAGTGGGTTATAAaacacacaggtgccccaggagggtGCCCAGCAAGGCTGAAGGAGACCCtccagagggggaggggtggttgtTTACCAATTAAGAAAGAAACAACCCCAAAAAGCTCTGGGCGGAATTTCAAATTGTCGGATTTCTAAGTAGCCagcaccccccccgcccccctccagcgtatttctttctttcctcccctctcccggCCTGCTTTCCCTCTTTGTTGCCAAGCTCAGACGTCGCTGCTGAAACCCAGCCCAGCGCCCGCGAAGCCCGGAAACTTCCAGCTCCGCGACCGGGCGGAAAGTTGGGGTCGCAAGGCCAGGGTGACAGCGGCGCCCCAAGGGCCGGGCGCGGCGGGGACCCGGGGCGCCGCCCGTCGCGGCCTCGCTCCGCCCGGCCGCGCCGGGACCTCGGACAGTCCAGGGGCCGGACGTGAACTTGACCGCGCGGGGCTCCCCGGGACGACCCGGTAAGCGCGCCCGCTCCCCCGCCCTCGCCCCACCCCGTGCGCCGCGGCCGGCCGGGGTCCGAGCGCGCGGCCCGGGCTTCGGGGCTTCGGGGCTTCGGGACTTCGGGGCTTCGGGGCTTCGGGGTGGGCGGCCCGGGGTGCAGGGGCCGGGTCTCGGGCCGGGAGGGGGCGCCGCGGCCGCCATGAGAGCGCACCGCCGAGCCCCGGCCCTCCAGCGCCCCGCGAAGTCTGCCCTCCCCGGCCTCCTCCCGAACAAAGCCTCGGAAGTTCGGGAGGGAATCTTCCCGACACGTTCCCTCCCAGGGGCTGCTGCGTCTGGGCGGCGGCCATCCAGGCTCTTAAAGGGGAAACAAGACCACTCGGgctctctcctctgtttcttgcacgccccccccccccactttggcTGAGGGAAGcaggggggcgcgggggggggtgCCACTGCACCTCTAAGGTGGTCACTCTCTCCGGCGGGGGCCTGCCCCGGGGGCTCCACGCTCGGATTAGGGCCTGCCAAGAAGAGGGACCCCCCAACAGTTCAGGGAGAACCTGCCCCATCCGGGCCGCAGCGGGAGCGGTCCTGGGGGCTCTGGGGGGACactgctccccacccaccccacttcCCCTGGCAGCTTCCCTGCGGccatgctggggggggggggccctcctgAGCAGGACGCACCCGGCCACAACGTCCCTGTCTGCTCTGCCTGGGGTGACTGTGCCAGGGCAGCCGGAATGCCAAGCCACCATGACACAACATGGCAGCCGTGGTCGGGGCctgtggaggagagggagccccGGGCCTGTGGGACCTTGTCCACGGGGAGCAAGGGTGGGGACACGGGTGCCTCCTTCACCCGCTTTCCTTTGCCCACAGACCCAGGCCCAGCAGCCACTCCAGCCCATTTCTCCACACCTTTCCCCCTTTGCCTGAGACAGGCCTGTGAGTGTCCTGATCCCTAGAGGGGGGGGGCACCTACGGGATaggaaagccccccccccaccgggttGCTGGCAGAACCTCGAAAGCTCCAGAGTTCTGCCTTGGGTCTGGGCCTGGATCTCTAAGATGCACTGAATGCCCCCCGACCGGAGCAGGGACTGCCTGCGTGGCCTTGCTCTAGACAGTGGCCAGGCTCCTGACCTTCTGGAGATCTCCATTCCCAGGGCTCCCGGAGCCCACAGTCCTCAGTGAGAGGCCCGCAGGGCAGTGGCTAGAGCACCCTTGCAGGAGCGAGGCCTGGGCCAGCTGGGGATTGGGCAGGTCACCACCCTCAGTGCCCCGGACATTCCAGCG
This genomic window contains:
- the LOC102900326 gene encoding collagen alpha-1(III) chain-like, translating into MEISRRSGAWPLSRARPRRQSLLRSGGIQCILEIQAQTQGRTLELSRFCQQPGGGGAFLSRRCPPPLGIRTLTGLSQAKGERCGEMGWSGCWAWVCGQRKAGEGGTRVPTLAPRGQGPTGPGLPLLHRPRPRLPCCVMVAWHSGCPGTVTPGRADRDVVAGCVLLRRAPPPQHGRREAARGSGVGGEQCPPRAPRTAPAAARMGQVLPELLGGPSSWQALIRAWSPRGRPPPERVTTLEVQWHPPPRPPASLSQSGGGGRARNRGESPSGLVSPLRAWMAAAQTQQPLGGNVSGRFPPELPRLCSGGGRGGQTSRGAGGPGLGGALSWRPRRPLPARDPAPAPRAAHPEAPKPRSPEAPKPRSPGRALGPRPAAAHGVGRGRGSGRAYRVVPGSPARSSSRPAPGLSEVPARPGGARPRRAAPRVPAAPGPWGAAVTLALRPQLSARSRSWKFPGFAGAGLGFSSDV